In Deinococcus ruber, one genomic interval encodes:
- a CDS encoding cupin domain-containing protein, whose protein sequence is MNPTPQTAPVPRLIRADQGNRIINVHDEVTFKLTGPDTGGVFALGLATTQPGGGPPPHRHSREDELFIVVEGEIQCGTVNGWLTARAGDVVYLPAGSVHTFHNASDAVAKHWILVTPPGFETFFERFTNVLNAAQGGAPDMAALHAAAGDFGIDLLPPHALPAR, encoded by the coding sequence ATGAACCCCACCCCACAGACCGCCCCCGTCCCTCGCCTGATTCGTGCCGATCAAGGCAATCGCATCATCAACGTGCATGACGAAGTCACGTTCAAACTCACCGGCCCGGACACGGGTGGCGTGTTCGCCCTGGGCCTGGCCACCACCCAGCCTGGCGGTGGGCCGCCGCCCCACCGCCACAGCCGCGAGGACGAACTGTTCATCGTGGTCGAGGGCGAGATTCAGTGTGGCACCGTCAACGGATGGCTGACGGCGCGAGCGGGCGACGTGGTGTATCTGCCTGCGGGGAGTGTGCACACGTTCCACAACGCCAGTGACGCCGTGGCGAAACACTGGATCTTGGTGACGCCGCCGGGATTCGAGACGTTCTTCGAGCGCTTCACGAATGTGTTGAATGCAGCTCAGGGTGGTGCGCCTGACATGGCAGCGCTCCACGCAGCTGCGGGTGACTTCGGGATTGACCTGCTGCCACCGCACGCCCTGCCTGCGCGTTGA